One genomic region from Metallosphaera tengchongensis encodes:
- a CDS encoding MFS transporter: MADSSNLKQSPDWYVARVDRLPTWGLTYALIWAMGFSFFITLYDVINVGFALPYIPFVVTAGQASLIASLGLFGYVVGAPIFSYIADIVGRRPTLMFTALLTAIGSFGDALSVNYPMLAVFRFITGMAIGADLVLVMTYMAEMSPASKRGQYTNLAFIGGWAGIGIGPFIAALIVTSIPVVGWRVIFVVGGILAGLALAIRAYAPETVRFLAAKGNFDKADSLCKVMEETSMRRAKLNSLPEPNVKMYGVAKENPFKTLAKPKYLKRLIVLFLLMFTIYFMDYPFLVLPETWAKDILGYTGSLLSSTIFYFGLAGIGAFLGAILLRFIIDRFDRRYMTIFGVVMFMIGSGIMALGGIARSIPTFFLGAFIAELVGVGWFNVYYLLCSENFPTHARATGYSIADGVGHLGGAIGLLALFPLISVLGNVGAWVIPWIPAVIMAIVTVFALPKTVKVRLEEVNEATD, from the coding sequence ATGGCAGACTCTTCCAATTTAAAACAGTCTCCAGACTGGTACGTAGCTAGGGTAGACAGGCTACCCACGTGGGGGTTGACCTACGCGTTGATATGGGCAATGGGGTTCTCATTTTTCATAACCCTCTACGACGTGATAAACGTGGGTTTCGCTCTTCCCTACATACCCTTCGTGGTCACAGCGGGTCAGGCATCGCTCATAGCCTCTCTGGGCCTCTTCGGTTACGTTGTCGGAGCGCCTATCTTTTCCTACATTGCTGACATAGTGGGAAGGAGACCGACCCTGATGTTTACAGCCCTCCTGACTGCCATAGGGAGTTTCGGGGACGCCCTCTCAGTCAACTATCCCATGCTTGCTGTTTTCAGATTTATAACTGGAATGGCCATAGGTGCTGACCTCGTACTAGTGATGACCTACATGGCTGAGATGTCCCCCGCCTCAAAGAGAGGACAGTACACTAACCTGGCTTTCATAGGAGGTTGGGCTGGAATTGGAATAGGGCCTTTCATCGCTGCCCTCATCGTCACGTCAATCCCAGTGGTTGGATGGAGAGTGATCTTTGTGGTTGGGGGGATCCTTGCGGGACTAGCCCTTGCCATAAGGGCCTATGCACCAGAGACCGTAAGGTTCTTGGCGGCCAAGGGCAATTTTGACAAAGCTGATAGCCTGTGCAAGGTGATGGAGGAGACTTCTATGCGGAGGGCTAAGCTAAACTCCTTACCTGAGCCCAACGTAAAGATGTACGGGGTAGCCAAGGAGAACCCCTTCAAGACCTTGGCGAAGCCAAAGTACTTGAAGAGGCTGATAGTCCTTTTCCTACTGATGTTCACCATTTACTTCATGGATTATCCTTTTCTAGTCTTGCCTGAAACGTGGGCAAAGGACATTCTAGGCTACACCGGTTCACTGCTATCGTCCACGATATTTTATTTCGGTTTAGCAGGAATAGGAGCTTTCCTAGGTGCTATACTGCTCAGGTTTATTATTGATAGGTTTGACAGAAGGTACATGACCATATTCGGAGTAGTGATGTTCATGATAGGTTCGGGTATCATGGCACTTGGTGGTATAGCTAGGAGTATTCCGACCTTCTTCCTTGGAGCCTTCATAGCTGAGCTTGTGGGAGTAGGGTGGTTTAATGTGTACTATTTACTGTGTAGTGAAAACTTTCCAACGCACGCTAGGGCCACTGGTTATTCCATAGCAGACGGGGTGGGACATCTGGGGGGAGCCATAGGACTCCTGGCGCTATTCCCATTGATCTCGGTTCTGGGTAACGTGGGAGCGTGGGTGATCCCTTGGATTCCAGCGGTAATAATGGCCATTGTGACCGTTTTTGCCTTACCTAAGACCGTAAAGGTCAGGTTGGAGGAGGTGAACGAGGCTACAGACTAG
- a CDS encoding MFS transporter: MRKEIFLGWFGTFLQLLIRSSWGVISVPLATVLHLNSLGIGLIASAFYLGYVVTSIPWGVTIDRFGPTKVISLSSLVLLIINLLLFLNLSSFTLVFIAYLMEGTIASGIFPSAMKVVSLTESGSGLVSSIALLDGALPVTILLLGVISPVLIKDWRYLFLALSLGFAIALILSLRVKVNNRPIGVRRSLTILMDRRVAIATAMRFGEMWSTWGTITWIFPLLVLYRHVSTSLSGVFLLLFGLGQLLGILAVGRLVNVMGDKKVILINLLGFLLLTGLVAVTTSTMLLMVEALPLGVFSFAFRPPTDALIIKVSGNLRAGTSIGFTNSVSQVATMVVPSFIGLVLLATHSFPLSMVSLDLGCIVSIICLFLIYGGA, from the coding sequence GTGAGAAAAGAGATCTTCCTGGGGTGGTTTGGGACATTTCTGCAGTTATTAATAAGGTCGAGCTGGGGAGTGATCTCCGTTCCCTTAGCGACTGTCCTTCACCTCAACTCCCTGGGTATTGGCCTGATCGCAAGCGCCTTTTACCTGGGCTACGTCGTTACCTCCATCCCTTGGGGGGTGACCATTGACAGGTTCGGCCCAACCAAGGTTATCTCCTTGTCCTCCCTAGTCCTCCTCATCATCAACTTGTTGCTCTTCCTCAACCTAAGCTCCTTCACCTTAGTCTTCATAGCTTACCTCATGGAAGGGACGATAGCATCTGGGATATTCCCGTCGGCTATGAAGGTGGTGAGCTTGACTGAGAGCGGGTCGGGTCTGGTCTCATCCATAGCACTGTTGGACGGAGCCCTCCCGGTGACCATCCTCCTTCTTGGGGTTATCTCCCCTGTGCTCATCAAGGACTGGAGGTACCTCTTCCTCGCCCTCTCACTGGGATTCGCTATAGCCCTGATCCTTAGCTTAAGGGTTAAGGTGAATAACAGACCTATTGGGGTAAGACGGTCACTGACCATCCTGATGGACAGGAGGGTTGCCATAGCTACCGCAATGAGGTTTGGGGAGATGTGGTCCACGTGGGGTACCATCACATGGATATTCCCTCTACTGGTCCTATACCGGCACGTATCTACCTCCCTTTCTGGCGTCTTCTTGCTCCTCTTCGGGCTTGGTCAACTCCTGGGGATATTGGCCGTGGGCAGGTTGGTCAATGTGATGGGGGATAAGAAGGTCATCCTGATAAACCTACTCGGTTTTCTCCTCCTGACCGGTCTCGTGGCCGTCACGACGTCAACTATGCTCCTCATGGTTGAAGCGCTACCTCTGGGCGTATTCTCCTTCGCCTTCAGACCCCCTACAGACGCGTTAATAATAAAGGTTAGCGGTAACTTGAGAGCTGGGACCAGTATCGGTTTCACCAATTCAGTCTCCCAGGTCGCTACAATGGTTGTTCCCAGCTTCATAGGGCTAGTCCTCCTGGCCACTCACAGCTTTCCACTTTCCATGGTCAGTTTGGACTTAGGGTGCATCGTTTCAATCATCTGTCTATTTCTAATTTATGGAGGGGCATAG
- a CDS encoding thermopsin family protease, with translation MKYNRWLSILLVFFMTTQFLSIPTNVTPVTAQQNSYSIHYFENVTEAIPANYFFFYQFTVPNTSPNATIGVYFTESNISVATAIMTAQQFNEFNSTGIINGNSIAEQNGTLNLDGVLFTEGTYYLVVYAYNGPADVYIYLNVTSSLQVVNGTQYAGAYVTVPADRDISIPLHYATLGSPFNLTVLGASNQTVVYQLIDLTSQSTVFESPPVTITNLSLVSYNYTFKDLNRGIYYLRILNPHPTPAFVYFEYHINPQYVNPYLYHELSGKQGAPTGLASYGVLNQSGTPTPYYVVTSSVMGEANITSILAYNSTAAFIANLSNPYMASLQLNLVLVVVDSNNGIQVYWPQNVLLFLTNESLVGLLDSVLNISGDGATLSNTSITSPNGYVDQHYYYENYLNLPLLNYKLPFSFILGMNETVIQGQGVQIKMIITVLQNGSSIANPTPYTFDTIMIHDPSVEAAGFAVSGYTYTPAGINSTVGHYYDAELVFGGGGNGEVTQFQSLNAEIGLLYYNISTNTYVPFPSYYTFGGDTAEATTNVHVTYLGDGLASLSVGQPDYSYAVPQNVSGHKSVKVSNNTTTNTTTTKTSTTNTTTTKTTTTNTTTTKTTTTSTNTTSSSRTQSSSTTQKTSSTTSSPPSSQSSSGSDAAGSVFLVIIVVIIALGVRFLRRRRRR, from the coding sequence ATGAAATATAATCGTTGGTTGTCCATTCTTTTAGTATTTTTCATGACAACCCAGTTTCTTAGTATACCCACAAACGTTACCCCCGTTACGGCTCAACAGAATAGCTATTCTATACACTACTTTGAGAACGTCACAGAGGCTATACCAGCGAATTATTTCTTCTTTTATCAGTTCACAGTGCCTAACACTAGTCCCAATGCGACTATTGGAGTCTATTTTACTGAAAGTAACATCTCCGTTGCTACGGCTATAATGACGGCCCAGCAGTTCAACGAGTTCAATTCTACCGGTATTATCAACGGGAACAGTATAGCAGAACAGAACGGTACCCTTAACTTAGATGGGGTGCTGTTCACTGAGGGGACGTATTACCTAGTGGTGTACGCTTATAATGGACCTGCTGATGTCTATATATATCTTAATGTGACAAGTAGCTTACAGGTAGTTAATGGAACACAGTATGCGGGTGCGTATGTTACAGTCCCTGCTGATAGGGACATTTCTATTCCCCTCCATTATGCCACTCTCGGATCACCTTTTAACCTGACTGTGCTAGGTGCCTCCAATCAGACTGTGGTGTATCAGCTAATCGATCTCACAAGTCAGTCAACGGTATTTGAGTCCCCACCTGTGACCATAACCAACTTGAGCCTTGTATCGTATAACTACACCTTTAAGGATTTGAACAGGGGCATATATTACCTTCGGATCCTTAATCCACATCCCACGCCCGCATTCGTTTATTTTGAGTACCATATCAACCCTCAGTACGTGAACCCATACCTTTACCATGAATTATCTGGAAAACAGGGTGCCCCCACAGGCCTGGCGTCATATGGGGTGTTAAACCAGAGTGGTACGCCAACGCCTTATTATGTAGTAACTAGTAGCGTGATGGGTGAGGCCAACATAACTTCGATCTTAGCGTATAACTCCACGGCTGCATTTATTGCGAATTTATCAAACCCATATATGGCTTCTCTTCAGCTCAACCTAGTACTTGTGGTTGTAGACTCGAACAACGGGATACAGGTTTATTGGCCCCAGAACGTCCTTTTGTTCCTCACCAATGAGTCCTTAGTTGGATTATTAGATAGCGTCCTTAATATTTCTGGGGATGGTGCAACACTCTCAAACACAAGCATAACCTCTCCCAATGGATATGTTGACCAACACTATTATTATGAAAATTACTTAAATCTGCCATTGTTAAACTACAAGCTGCCCTTCTCTTTTATCCTCGGGATGAATGAAACCGTTATTCAAGGTCAAGGTGTCCAGATAAAGATGATAATCACAGTTCTACAGAACGGATCCTCCATAGCCAATCCCACCCCATATACGTTTGACACAATCATGATACACGATCCATCTGTGGAGGCTGCGGGTTTTGCTGTGTCAGGATATACATATACTCCTGCGGGCATAAACTCCACAGTTGGTCATTACTACGATGCTGAACTTGTGTTTGGAGGAGGTGGAAACGGTGAGGTAACCCAGTTTCAGAGCTTGAATGCGGAAATAGGCCTGCTTTACTATAATATTTCAACAAATACCTATGTACCGTTCCCTTCATACTACACCTTCGGCGGTGACACAGCAGAGGCTACCACTAACGTCCATGTAACATATCTAGGAGACGGTTTGGCCTCATTATCAGTGGGCCAACCAGACTATTCTTATGCTGTTCCACAGAATGTAAGCGGGCATAAGAGTGTCAAGGTTTCAAATAATACCACCACGAATACTACGACAACAAAGACTAGCACTACGAATACTACTACCACGAAGACCACCACCACGAATACTACGACAACAAAGACAACGACAACCTCAACGAATACCACTTCCAGCAGCAGAACTCAGTCTTCCTCCACCACTCAGAAGACCTCTAGCACCACCTCCTCACCGCCGTCATCACAGTCTTCGTCAGGTTCAGATGCAGCAGGATCAGTCTTCCTAGTGATAATAGTGGTGATAATCGCCCTAGGAGTAAGGTTCTTGCGTCGGAGAAGGAGAAGATAG
- a CDS encoding MaoC family dehydratase produces MVVPSYVENALSRIVYNFHYLIEMGDIVVFGAFGPFFEDFEIGMKIKHRPCRTVSQYDNVLWSALTLDYTPLYLDETYASLTSTGRISINPRFVHSLVVGLSTRDTSLNTMAFLGVDYEKLHAPVFPGDTLCVESEVVTKRESKRPNVGVVSWVVRAFNQKGEIVYETKRSNLIYKRQESPWIKYLEARDLVTKNRENKDYRRDPIASQELSPSHPGWWGRFLEDFSPGQVMIHRIGRTVYQYDNLLSTVVSMNVATLHFDSEYMLFHEYGEPVVQGPLVVGIACGISSTELGVNLARDLGIRELKLTSPVFDGDTLHAKTEILGAEPLETTGIVRAKTTVFKDNFSKEVGSFVRELEIYRKGFSPWVKIWKE; encoded by the coding sequence GTGGTAGTTCCTTCATACGTAGAGAATGCTCTGTCTAGAATAGTTTATAATTTTCATTACTTAATAGAGATGGGTGACATTGTGGTATTTGGAGCCTTCGGTCCCTTTTTTGAGGACTTTGAAATAGGAATGAAAATCAAACACAGGCCTTGCCGTACTGTCTCTCAGTACGATAACGTGCTGTGGTCTGCGCTAACCTTGGACTATACTCCCCTATACCTAGACGAGACCTACGCGTCCCTGACTAGCACGGGGAGGATCTCAATAAATCCTAGATTCGTTCACTCCCTGGTGGTTGGTCTCTCCACTAGGGACACGAGCCTAAACACTATGGCGTTCCTTGGGGTAGACTACGAAAAGCTACACGCACCTGTCTTCCCTGGGGATACCCTATGCGTGGAATCGGAGGTTGTGACCAAAAGGGAGTCTAAGAGACCCAACGTCGGCGTAGTTAGCTGGGTAGTTAGGGCTTTCAATCAGAAGGGAGAGATTGTGTACGAGACCAAGAGGAGCAACCTCATTTACAAAAGGCAGGAGTCCCCCTGGATAAAGTACCTAGAGGCCAGAGACCTTGTAACCAAAAATAGGGAAAATAAGGACTACAGGAGAGACCCCATAGCCTCTCAGGAGCTGTCTCCTTCCCATCCAGGTTGGTGGGGGAGGTTCCTAGAGGACTTCTCCCCTGGTCAGGTCATGATACACAGAATTGGTAGGACAGTCTATCAATACGATAATCTGTTGAGCACTGTTGTCTCCATGAACGTGGCAACTCTACATTTCGACAGCGAGTACATGCTCTTTCACGAATACGGCGAACCCGTAGTACAGGGACCCCTCGTCGTGGGGATAGCGTGCGGAATTTCCTCCACGGAACTTGGAGTAAACTTGGCTAGGGACCTAGGCATCAGGGAACTTAAGCTCACTTCCCCCGTCTTCGATGGTGACACACTCCACGCCAAGACTGAAATATTGGGCGCGGAACCTCTGGAGACCACGGGAATAGTCAGGGCGAAGACCACCGTATTCAAGGACAACTTCTCCAAGGAAGTTGGAAGTTTTGTGAGGGAACTCGAGATTTACAGAAAGGGATTTTCCCCTTGGGTGAAAATATGGAAAGAGTGA
- a CDS encoding helix-turn-helix domain-containing protein codes for MYSKYPLKLVSVNLLHEGCWTSYLSDRMEVIAHKTNGRIYRDLVLGDQRGFTVLKKLDVKTRIEEIRNVNYLEGNKVLVDMTLSYHNSIFSILNFHNILLLEPTIVHGNEMWNFLAYEYQVRDVVKELEGVAKIRDVSVEDYHYEKLTENELKTLTTALEMGYYNFPRGASLRDLSMRLKKPKNSVIHDLRSGERKIIRAMLEMLRGGHLREA; via the coding sequence ATGTATTCCAAATATCCTCTAAAACTGGTTTCAGTAAATCTCCTCCATGAGGGGTGCTGGACGAGTTACCTGAGCGATAGAATGGAAGTCATAGCCCATAAGACGAACGGGAGGATATACAGGGACTTGGTTTTGGGTGACCAAAGGGGGTTTACTGTCCTCAAGAAACTCGACGTAAAAACCAGGATAGAGGAGATACGCAACGTGAACTATCTAGAGGGGAATAAGGTCCTTGTTGACATGACTCTTTCCTATCATAACTCGATTTTCTCCATCCTTAACTTCCACAATATATTACTACTGGAACCGACCATTGTCCACGGAAACGAAATGTGGAACTTCCTGGCTTACGAGTATCAGGTCAGGGACGTGGTTAAGGAGTTGGAGGGAGTGGCAAAAATTAGGGATGTGTCTGTCGAAGACTATCACTATGAAAAGCTTACCGAGAACGAGCTGAAGACTCTGACCACAGCACTTGAAATGGGATACTATAACTTTCCAAGGGGGGCCAGTCTAAGGGACTTGTCAATGAGGTTGAAGAAACCCAAGAACTCGGTCATCCACGATCTAAGGAGCGGTGAAAGGAAAATAATCAGAGCTATGCTGGAAATGTTAAGGGGTGGACACCTGCGGGAAGCATGA
- a CDS encoding acyl-CoA dehydrogenase family protein, with the protein MKEVLEVIGHSEEVDLLLSSVDSLMEKYNVGYWNEMDSKEEFPQEFFKEFVGSGFGSILIPKEFGGAGLGTKEASLILREINRLGGNSYFVHGQYYNLALLNKCASQELKERIFPEMVRDNLLVLSLALTEPEAGSESTRITTFAEERGDRYVINGRKVFISRVDRTDFLVLVARTKPYNEERKTEGISMFLVDMRQLKGQVEMRRIRTMSNTDAYELYINNLEVTRKDLLGKENDGFKCLLRCLNAERIMIAAEMVGNTEYFLERAVDYSRERRVFGRPIGQNQGVQFPLAQAYMELMTSSTTLKQALDLYETSSDERSIGTFANIAKFKATEAAWYAGNVAMDVYGGLGYARDLGIERKVRETRLFLVAPISKNLILADIAHNVLKLPRSF; encoded by the coding sequence TTGAAGGAGGTCCTGGAGGTCATAGGACACTCGGAGGAGGTAGACCTGCTACTCTCCTCGGTGGACAGCCTCATGGAGAAGTATAACGTGGGCTATTGGAACGAGATGGACAGCAAGGAGGAGTTCCCCCAGGAGTTCTTCAAGGAGTTCGTGGGAAGTGGCTTCGGCTCCATCCTCATCCCAAAGGAATTTGGGGGCGCTGGGCTCGGTACGAAGGAGGCTTCCCTGATCCTCAGGGAGATTAACAGGCTTGGAGGGAACTCCTACTTCGTTCACGGGCAGTATTACAACCTAGCCCTCCTAAATAAGTGCGCCTCCCAGGAGCTCAAGGAAAGGATATTCCCCGAGATGGTCAGAGATAACTTGCTGGTCTTGAGCTTAGCCTTGACCGAACCTGAGGCTGGGTCTGAGAGTACGAGGATAACGACCTTCGCGGAAGAGAGAGGGGACAGGTACGTAATAAACGGTCGAAAGGTATTCATCTCAAGGGTGGACAGGACTGACTTCTTAGTGCTGGTAGCTAGAACTAAGCCTTACAACGAGGAGAGGAAAACCGAAGGGATCTCCATGTTCCTAGTTGACATGAGGCAACTGAAGGGACAAGTTGAAATGAGGAGAATAAGGACCATGTCCAACACCGACGCCTATGAGCTCTACATCAACAACTTGGAAGTAACACGGAAGGACCTGCTGGGGAAGGAGAACGATGGGTTTAAGTGCCTGTTGAGGTGCTTAAACGCGGAGAGGATAATGATAGCTGCAGAGATGGTAGGGAACACGGAGTACTTCTTGGAGAGGGCTGTGGACTACTCCCGGGAGAGAAGGGTGTTCGGAAGGCCTATAGGCCAGAATCAGGGAGTCCAATTCCCACTGGCCCAGGCTTACATGGAGCTCATGACTTCCTCAACTACCTTGAAGCAGGCACTGGACCTCTATGAAACCAGTTCCGATGAGAGATCAATAGGTACCTTCGCCAACATCGCCAAATTTAAGGCTACCGAAGCTGCCTGGTACGCTGGGAATGTGGCTATGGACGTTTACGGGGGGCTGGGGTATGCGCGGGACTTGGGTATTGAGAGGAAGGTTAGGGAGACTAGGCTCTTCCTCGTTGCTCCAATATCCAAAAACTTGATCTTAGCTGATATTGCCCATAACGTACTTAAGCTACCGAGGTCATTTTGA
- a CDS encoding acetyl-CoA hydrolase/transferase C-terminal domain-containing protein, translating into MERVRCSPDSSGDLLETLRALIPTNGVIAVGGMSGSSLPKVFPKVLKELLRGGDYSITLLTGGATSESFEESISEVSGSFKARYPFLSGGVHRDMANSLSLRFFDYGLYKFNRMVRNGSFSIDLAVIEGTAIDDQCRVTPSLSLDSSTSFLKVARKVVVEVNVSKPDLEGIHDVVDVDGPISLTRVRDRIGSPKIRIPKDKISGVVISDSKESSSGAYKTPSVAEERVSRNLMDFLVQEIGKGHTRELYERSRFVIQPGAGSLSSAMSTEVQERDMRVSIWAETLPVKWAFLLGEKVDSITSSALFALHGEERYLEEFYQAFSMFKDLTIRGQEVTNNPEVIQRLELVSILQAIEVDIYGNVNVSHIGGKVYNGVGGSVDFAPNAYLTVIALPSTTSNGRVSRVSPMVSHVDIPEHYVDVVVTDQGYADLRGLSPSERAELLIEKCAHPTFKDSLLKYHEKVKLKGHEGHDLVEMSRIWGVIA; encoded by the coding sequence ATGGAAAGAGTGAGGTGTTCCCCCGACTCTTCCGGGGACCTCCTGGAGACCTTGAGGGCTCTCATACCGACAAACGGTGTGATAGCAGTAGGTGGAATGTCTGGTTCCTCCTTACCCAAGGTCTTTCCCAAGGTTCTAAAGGAGTTGTTAAGGGGAGGAGATTACTCCATTACTCTCCTCACTGGAGGCGCGACCTCGGAGTCATTTGAGGAGAGCATATCCGAAGTCTCGGGTTCTTTTAAGGCCAGGTATCCCTTTCTGAGTGGGGGAGTCCACAGGGACATGGCCAACTCACTGTCCTTAAGGTTTTTCGACTACGGACTGTACAAGTTCAACAGAATGGTCAGAAACGGTTCGTTCAGTATCGATCTAGCCGTGATAGAGGGGACTGCCATAGATGACCAGTGTAGGGTCACTCCGTCCCTCTCCTTGGACTCCTCCACGTCCTTCTTGAAGGTAGCTAGAAAGGTCGTAGTGGAGGTTAACGTGTCCAAGCCTGACCTTGAAGGTATCCACGACGTAGTGGACGTGGACGGGCCAATTTCCCTAACCCGTGTCAGAGACAGGATAGGGTCCCCAAAGATTAGGATCCCTAAGGATAAGATATCAGGGGTAGTCATCTCCGACTCTAAGGAGAGCTCCTCAGGTGCCTATAAAACCCCTTCGGTTGCTGAGGAGAGGGTGTCAAGAAACTTAATGGACTTCCTGGTCCAGGAGATAGGCAAGGGACACACGAGAGAGCTCTACGAGAGATCAAGGTTTGTGATTCAGCCAGGTGCGGGGTCGTTATCCAGCGCCATGTCCACTGAGGTCCAGGAGAGAGATATGAGGGTGAGCATCTGGGCTGAGACTCTACCCGTGAAATGGGCATTTTTGTTGGGAGAAAAGGTGGACAGTATAACCTCTTCAGCCCTCTTCGCCCTCCACGGGGAGGAAAGGTACTTGGAGGAGTTCTATCAGGCCTTCTCCATGTTCAAGGACCTCACCATAAGGGGGCAAGAGGTCACCAACAACCCTGAGGTGATCCAGAGACTGGAGCTAGTGTCCATCCTCCAAGCAATAGAGGTCGACATTTACGGAAACGTTAACGTATCCCACATCGGTGGGAAGGTATATAACGGAGTTGGAGGGTCAGTGGACTTCGCTCCCAACGCGTATCTGACCGTGATAGCCCTCCCTTCTACGACATCTAACGGAAGGGTATCTAGGGTATCCCCCATGGTAAGCCACGTGGACATACCAGAACACTACGTTGATGTGGTAGTGACGGACCAGGGATATGCAGACCTAAGGGGTCTCTCCCCGTCCGAGAGGGCTGAGCTCTTGATAGAGAAGTGCGCTCACCCAACGTTCAAGGACAGCCTCCTGAAGTATCACGAGAAGGTGAAGTTAAAGGGACATGAGGGGCACGACCTGGTGGAGATGTCGAGGATCTGGGGCGTGATAGCTTGA
- a CDS encoding 4-hydroxyphenylacetate 3-hydroxylase N-terminal domain-containing protein has product MRTKGEFIESLRDKRKVYYRGKLVDVTVHPTLRVAVKHASKLFEYGERISEGRVSKFFTVPRNSRDLLDRHELIYGLTMYCNGVFNISQAIGTDALFALMVATRKLDREVGTDYFKRLSSYFDYVSRNDLTMATAQTDVKGNRSKRPGDQEDPDMYLRVTEVNEKGIRVRGAKAHTTQGAVSNEIIVIPTRAMREGEGEYSIAFAVPADAEGLKMYVRPIDELEGNSSSVLSREDYELETLTVFQDVFVPWDRVFLFKETKYSGIVASLFATFHRFTAVSYRIATSNLFLGASRLMALANGILNEKQVRDEIVDIVMYKEVMKATAIAAAMNPIVDEEVAIPNPTFTNVGKLYSNAHFHDIVRDLIDISGGIISTMPSEEDLSSPEGEVISKYLRGAVDGKERVKLLKIAKELGSSHLTGYLLTLMVHAEGSMEASKIELSRSYNYKDAEDLVRRLTEQEG; this is encoded by the coding sequence ATGAGGACAAAAGGCGAATTTATTGAGTCGTTGAGGGATAAAAGAAAAGTTTATTATAGGGGAAAGTTAGTCGACGTTACTGTCCATCCTACGCTGAGGGTAGCTGTAAAACATGCCTCGAAGCTCTTCGAGTACGGAGAGAGGATCTCGGAGGGTAGGGTTAGTAAGTTCTTCACAGTCCCCAGGAACTCACGTGACTTACTAGACAGACACGAGCTTATATATGGCCTCACCATGTACTGTAACGGAGTTTTCAACATCTCCCAGGCGATAGGTACAGACGCTTTATTCGCCCTCATGGTCGCTACCAGGAAGCTAGACAGAGAGGTAGGGACTGACTACTTCAAGAGGTTATCATCCTACTTCGACTACGTGTCCAGGAACGACCTTACCATGGCCACAGCCCAGACGGACGTAAAGGGAAATAGGTCCAAGAGGCCTGGGGATCAAGAGGATCCAGATATGTACTTAAGGGTCACAGAGGTCAATGAAAAGGGGATAAGGGTAAGGGGTGCCAAAGCCCACACCACGCAAGGGGCAGTCTCCAACGAGATAATTGTTATACCGACTAGGGCCATGAGAGAGGGAGAAGGTGAGTACTCAATTGCCTTCGCAGTTCCAGCTGACGCTGAGGGACTGAAAATGTATGTGAGACCCATAGACGAGCTGGAGGGTAACTCCTCGTCAGTTCTGTCCAGGGAGGACTACGAGTTGGAGACCCTTACCGTCTTCCAGGACGTTTTCGTACCGTGGGACAGGGTGTTCCTCTTTAAGGAGACTAAGTATAGCGGAATAGTGGCGAGTTTATTCGCAACGTTCCATAGGTTCACTGCAGTCTCGTATAGGATAGCCACCTCAAACCTTTTCTTGGGTGCGTCAAGGTTAATGGCGTTAGCCAACGGAATTCTGAACGAGAAGCAGGTTAGGGACGAAATAGTGGACATAGTAATGTACAAGGAAGTCATGAAAGCAACAGCCATCGCCGCAGCCATGAATCCCATAGTGGATGAGGAAGTGGCTATACCCAATCCCACTTTCACTAACGTGGGAAAACTCTATTCCAACGCCCATTTCCACGACATAGTTAGGGACCTTATAGACATATCTGGGGGTATAATAAGTACTATGCCCTCGGAGGAGGATCTGTCTAGCCCTGAGGGAGAGGTTATATCTAAGTATCTTAGAGGCGCAGTGGACGGAAAGGAGAGGGTCAAGCTTCTGAAGATAGCTAAGGAACTTGGATCCAGTCACCTGACCGGTTACCTTCTCACCCTCATGGTGCATGCTGAAGGGTCCATGGAGGCGAGTAAAATAGAGCTATCTAGAAGTTACAACTATAAGGACGCCGAGGATTTAGTGCGTAGGTTGACAGAGCAGGAGGGCTGA